From the genome of Lotus japonicus ecotype B-129 chromosome 6, LjGifu_v1.2, one region includes:
- the LOC130723704 gene encoding LL-diaminopimelate aminotransferase, chloroplastic-like isoform X2: protein MSITQNLTTSISSTSSAFLASPTFTPRSQVSLPVKSVSICKCVATPQEAETAYKTKVSRNANMGKLQAGYLFPEVARRRNGHLLTYPDAKIISLGIGDTTEPIPEVITSAMAKRSQALSTIEGYSGYGAEQGEKPLRSAIASTFYGDLGIEEDDIFVSDGAKCDISRLQIVFGSNVKMAVQDPSYPAYVDSSVIMGQTGPFQKPVQKFANIEYMRCNPENGFFPDLSSISRPDIIFFCSPNNPTGAAATREQLTHLVQYAKDNGSIIVYDSAYAMYISGDNPHSIFEIPGAKEVAIETSSFSKYAGFTGVRLGWTVVPKQLLFSDGFPVAKDFNRIVCTCFNGASNISQAGGLAFLSPEGLKAMRDVIGFYKENTSIIVDTFDSLGFKVYGGKSAPYVWVHFPGRNSWDVFSEILEKTHVVTTPGSGFGPGGEGFIRVSAFGHRENVLEACRRFKQLYK from the exons ATGTCTATAACCCAAAATCTTACTACTTCAATTTCCTCCACTTCCTCTGCATTTTTAGCTTCCCCCACCTTCACTCCTAG GAGTCAGGTGTCATTGCCTGTGAAGAGTGTGAGCATTTGTAAATGCGTTGCGACACCACAAGAAGCTGAGACTG CCTACAAGACAAAGGTCTCTCGCAATGCAAATATGGGTAAACTTCAAGCTGGCTATCTCTTTCCTGAG GTTGCTAGAAGAAGGAATGGGCACTTGCTTACATACCCTGATGCAAAAATAATAAGCCTTGGAATTGGTGATACCACTGAACCCATTCCTGAAGTCATAACTTCTGCAATGGCAAAG AGATCACAAGCATTGTCAACCATAGAAGGATATAGTGGTTATGGAGCTGAACAAGGTGAAAAG CCATTAAGAAGTGCAATTGCTTCGACATTCTACGGTGATCTTGGTATAGAAGAAGATGATATATTTGTCTCAGATGGAGCTAAGTGCGACATATCTCGCCTCCAG ATTGTCTTTGGGTCAAATGTGAAAATGGCTGTGCAAGACCCATCATACCCG GCCTATGTAGACTCAAGTGTGATTATGGGCCAGACTGGCCCCTTCCAGAAGCCTGTTCAGAAGTTTGCAAACATCGAATACATGAGGTGTAATCCAGAAAATGGTTTCTTCCCTGATTTGTCTTCCATTTCTCGAccagatataatttttttctgttCGCCAAACAATCCTACTGGTGCTGCTGCAACAAGGGAGCAACTTACCCATCTAGTTCAGTATGCTAAGGACAATGGGTCTATAATAGTCTATGATTCAGCATATGCAATGTATATATCTGGTGACAACCCGCACTCCATCTTTGAAATTCCTGGAGCCAAAGAG GTTGCTATAGAGACTTCATCATTTAGCAAGTATGCTGGATTTACTGGAGTCAGACTGGGTTGGACTGTTGTTCCAAAACAGTTACTGTTTTCTGATGGATTTCCTGTTGCCAAGGACTTCAACCGTATTGTATGTACTTGTTTCAATGGCGCATCAAATATTTCCCAGGCAGGTGGTCTGGCTTTCCTTTCACCAGAAGGCCTTAAG GCTATGCGAGATGTTATTGGATTCTACAAAGAAAACACTAGCATAATAGTGGACACATTTGACTCTCTTGGGTTTAAGGTCTATGGAGGGAAATCTGCACCCTATGTGTGGGTCCATTTCCCGGGGAGAAACTCATGGGATGTATTCAGTgagattcttgagaagactcATGTGGTTACAACTCCTGGTAGTGGTTTTGGACCTGGTGGTGAAGGTTTTATCAGGGTTAGCGCCTTCGGTCACAGGGAGAATGTCTTGGAGGCCTGCAGAAGATTCAAGCAACTATACAAGTGA
- the LOC130723704 gene encoding LL-diaminopimelate aminotransferase, chloroplastic-like isoform X1 translates to MSITQNLTTSISSTSSAFLASPTFTPRYSCFTSFLIGIKIASFFCLLIKILIFFSGYCRSQVSLPVKSVSICKCVATPQEAETAYKTKVSRNANMGKLQAGYLFPEVARRRNGHLLTYPDAKIISLGIGDTTEPIPEVITSAMAKRSQALSTIEGYSGYGAEQGEKPLRSAIASTFYGDLGIEEDDIFVSDGAKCDISRLQIVFGSNVKMAVQDPSYPAYVDSSVIMGQTGPFQKPVQKFANIEYMRCNPENGFFPDLSSISRPDIIFFCSPNNPTGAAATREQLTHLVQYAKDNGSIIVYDSAYAMYISGDNPHSIFEIPGAKEVAIETSSFSKYAGFTGVRLGWTVVPKQLLFSDGFPVAKDFNRIVCTCFNGASNISQAGGLAFLSPEGLKAMRDVIGFYKENTSIIVDTFDSLGFKVYGGKSAPYVWVHFPGRNSWDVFSEILEKTHVVTTPGSGFGPGGEGFIRVSAFGHRENVLEACRRFKQLYK, encoded by the exons ATGTCTATAACCCAAAATCTTACTACTTCAATTTCCTCCACTTCCTCTGCATTTTTAGCTTCCCCCACCTTCACTCCTAGGTACTCTTGCTTCACTTCTTTCCTTATTGGAATCAAAATTGCATCTTTCTTCTGTTTACtcattaaaattttgatttttttttctgggtatTGCAGGAGTCAGGTGTCATTGCCTGTGAAGAGTGTGAGCATTTGTAAATGCGTTGCGACACCACAAGAAGCTGAGACTG CCTACAAGACAAAGGTCTCTCGCAATGCAAATATGGGTAAACTTCAAGCTGGCTATCTCTTTCCTGAG GTTGCTAGAAGAAGGAATGGGCACTTGCTTACATACCCTGATGCAAAAATAATAAGCCTTGGAATTGGTGATACCACTGAACCCATTCCTGAAGTCATAACTTCTGCAATGGCAAAG AGATCACAAGCATTGTCAACCATAGAAGGATATAGTGGTTATGGAGCTGAACAAGGTGAAAAG CCATTAAGAAGTGCAATTGCTTCGACATTCTACGGTGATCTTGGTATAGAAGAAGATGATATATTTGTCTCAGATGGAGCTAAGTGCGACATATCTCGCCTCCAG ATTGTCTTTGGGTCAAATGTGAAAATGGCTGTGCAAGACCCATCATACCCG GCCTATGTAGACTCAAGTGTGATTATGGGCCAGACTGGCCCCTTCCAGAAGCCTGTTCAGAAGTTTGCAAACATCGAATACATGAGGTGTAATCCAGAAAATGGTTTCTTCCCTGATTTGTCTTCCATTTCTCGAccagatataatttttttctgttCGCCAAACAATCCTACTGGTGCTGCTGCAACAAGGGAGCAACTTACCCATCTAGTTCAGTATGCTAAGGACAATGGGTCTATAATAGTCTATGATTCAGCATATGCAATGTATATATCTGGTGACAACCCGCACTCCATCTTTGAAATTCCTGGAGCCAAAGAG GTTGCTATAGAGACTTCATCATTTAGCAAGTATGCTGGATTTACTGGAGTCAGACTGGGTTGGACTGTTGTTCCAAAACAGTTACTGTTTTCTGATGGATTTCCTGTTGCCAAGGACTTCAACCGTATTGTATGTACTTGTTTCAATGGCGCATCAAATATTTCCCAGGCAGGTGGTCTGGCTTTCCTTTCACCAGAAGGCCTTAAG GCTATGCGAGATGTTATTGGATTCTACAAAGAAAACACTAGCATAATAGTGGACACATTTGACTCTCTTGGGTTTAAGGTCTATGGAGGGAAATCTGCACCCTATGTGTGGGTCCATTTCCCGGGGAGAAACTCATGGGATGTATTCAGTgagattcttgagaagactcATGTGGTTACAACTCCTGGTAGTGGTTTTGGACCTGGTGGTGAAGGTTTTATCAGGGTTAGCGCCTTCGGTCACAGGGAGAATGTCTTGGAGGCCTGCAGAAGATTCAAGCAACTATACAAGTGA